In Ciconia boyciana chromosome 1, ASM3463844v1, whole genome shotgun sequence, the genomic stretch GCAATTATCTCAAAGATGAACCTCTGGTCATATGTGACAACTAAGATGGTGATTCAGCTGGTTCATATAACAAAATACTGTGGCTACTATAgactaaaattaaattctgtagTTCCTTGACTATAAAATCACTTGTGCTGCCATCCTTTTCTCTTGACGATGCTCTTGTTCTGAAACAGCATGGGGGGGATTTATCCTTTCAGGATTCCGTGATAGTGTTTGCGGTCACTGGAAATCTGTACGAGAGACAAAAAGTCCCACTAAGCAGCAGAAGGATGACAGCTACAATCCCAATAGGAATGGCAGCACCAGCTTCCTGTGCCGCTGGGCTGGAGGGCATGTAGtaagaaggaggaaaagcaatgcTCTGGTTGTGTGTTACAGAATAGAAATTCCAGCTCACAGGAATCAGGACACACAGACCAGCCAATATGTAGAAGAAGCCACCCACCAGGAAGAAACGGGTAATGAGAGTTTTGTAAGCGATTCCCATACAAACATTTCTCAGAGCAAATATCGTGGCAGTCAGTCCCAGCAAGCCCATGCACATGGCGATCAACAGGAGACCCTGAGCAGCATAAATTTCATGGGGGATGGAGGAGTCATAGCCACTGAATTTATGGCAGAACTGTTCTTTATAGCCAGGCGAGACGTGAAGGTAAGTGATGAAGCAGACTTTCCAAATCCCCACCCAGGCAATGCCAGAGGAGATGACGGTGGTGTTGTCCACGTGCCACACTCTCCATTCCACGATTCCCATTGAAACGGTGCACAGGATCCAGCCTACCGTACCCAGAGCAAAGGCGGCTAGCTGGAGGTGCGAGGTGCTGACCAGGGAGCTCATCCTCTGGAGGTCTTCTACTCTGTCGCAGACACGGTTGCCATGCGAAGAAAGAGAGGCACTGGAAAGAAACATAGCATAAAATTATTCGTGTGCAAAGGCAATTATTCGTGTGAACAGGTCAGCCtgctagtgaaaaagcaggagagaatACACGTACAGAGGGAGGATGGTAGTCATCTTTCCCCAGCTGTAGTGATTTGTTGAAGTTTAATGCCCATAGACAAATAACATCTAAGCTTTAATTCTGTGTATTTCATTGCATcacaaggagaagaaagggtCTCTGATTAGcttccattacaatctccatTTTACATTCCCAAAAGGGAAATTCACATCTTTTTccaagttattttcttccttggtaATTAACCGTTACGTTCAAAGGTCCTTATACACGTTACGTGTAATCGGGAGCCCTGGTGTTACTGGCTAGTAGAAACTAAACCTGACAAAATCCTCGGGATCCTGGCTGTTGCAAGAGATCCTACGAAGCAGCCGCAGAAGCCAtgctcctctctcctggcaGCTGTGCTTTCGGTGCAGCAACCCAACCTGAACAGACTTCTGCTTTTGTGCTGCCCTTACTGAGAGCTGCTGGGACCAGCGTTAGAGAGAAAACGCCGTAGTTCAGAGGCGTGAGGAAATCCAGGCCACAAAGTCTAATAATGACCACTGAACTTTGACCATTTTTAGATTCTTTAACTGTGAATGCATTAGCAGAAATACTTGATTTAATCAGAACTATGCTGCTCTGTGAGGGGCTGGAGCCTGGATGAGCTGCCATTGCTTTCCCAGCCTCAAACTTTAACCGAGGTTTCTTTAGTGTTTTACCTTCACAAATCACACTCGTTCATAACCTGCCCAACTTCTCCAGTTCAAATCATCCTAACGCTGTGGTGGAAAAGATTTTAGTCATTTAGCCTAGCAAAAGATTTTAGGTTTGTTTGCTGACTGTACATTTTGAGTGCAAATTAGGGGtttattctaattaaaaaaaaatctgttaatttcCCATGTCTTTCATACAACCTTCTGAACAATTACAGGAATGATTTGTGATCAGAGAAGATGTGACCTCGATTTTATTGTGTAGATCTCAAAGGTTCTAGGGATCTTTATATTTTATGAGTTATCTAAAATaccttttctcctgctcccatTGCATTCAGGACAAGAAATACTGTACCAAGTTCACTCTAAGAAGAAGATAGATCTGCAACTATGTTTTGTTACTAAAGCAATAACTTGTCTATTTACTTATCTTAACCTAACAACAGATTCAGTGGTACAATCTAGCTGCAAAAATCCAGCTgtggaaatattaaataaaaaatatcttcataaCAGTATGGCCTTAAGCAAATGCTTTCCATCTTCTCATGCTGGTGCCCACTATGTACTTACTTCAGTCCCGAAGCTGATGCCAGTGATAAGAGGATGGGACAGAGTGTTTTTTGACGCCAGCCAAACACGGCAACCTCTGCAATTTTGTCATTTTGGCCTCCCAGTTCATCTAGGTATCTCCGATAGGCCTGATTGCCTGCGGGACATATTAATCTCCATTATTGCAAATGTACATTTAACCCTTTCTTGCATGGAGGAAATTGCTCCGGAATAGCCTCCTGTGTTTTTATCTACTTAAAACGAAACCAATTTATAAATGCTATCTCAATCTGCTACGTTATTTACAAAGTGATTATAACCCCCCCATCTAATTAACAGTTGTTACCAGCCATACAGCATAGTAGCCCCGCAAGAAATGCTgaatggttttctttctgtcccagTTCCACATCAAAACAGTGACATTTCTGTACGTGTCTAGTGACGGGAAGATGCTAGGCAGAA encodes the following:
- the CLDN34 gene encoding claudin-34 isoform X2: MSSLVSTSHLQLAAFALGTVGWILCTVSMGIVEWRVWHVDNTTVISSGIAWVGIWKVCFITYLHVSPGYKEQFCHKFSGYDSSIPHEIYAAQGLLLIAMCMGLLGLTATIFALRNVCMGIAYKTLITRFFLVGGFFYILAGLCVLIPVSWNFYSVTHNQSIAFPPSYYMPSSPAAQEAGAAIPIGIVAVILLLLSGTFCLSYRFPVTANTITES
- the CLDN34 gene encoding claudin-34 isoform X1, whose protein sequence is MLLASGNQAYRRYLDELGGQNDKIAEVAVFGWRQKTLCPILLSLASASGLNASLSSHGNRVCDRVEDLQRMSSLVSTSHLQLAAFALGTVGWILCTVSMGIVEWRVWHVDNTTVISSGIAWVGIWKVCFITYLHVSPGYKEQFCHKFSGYDSSIPHEIYAAQGLLLIAMCMGLLGLTATIFALRNVCMGIAYKTLITRFFLVGGFFYILAGLCVLIPVSWNFYSVTHNQSIAFPPSYYMPSSPAAQEAGAAIPIGIVAVILLLLSGTFCLSYRFPVTANTITES